In one Leptogranulimonas caecicola genomic region, the following are encoded:
- a CDS encoding ornithine cyclodeaminase family protein → MAKMLVLSAQDISQVFTISDALTAVEEAYVQKAQGSAAAWPMVYAAFEPGEADMDIRSGDLAAAGLFGLKLTAWFSRNPERSLPEIYGTTLLASDRTGEPLALLNASAITGLRTGAAGALGVRTLARPDSTTLSLVGMGHQCPYQVAAALAAMPQLKTVLLSDPRADGPRTHRVEEIEAQVAALLGKAGIERDVVMEATSVKDAVRQADAVICVTPATTPVLKAEWVRPGTHISAVGADMEGKQELPCDLVAQARLFADDRAQSVASGEFEVPVKQGAIKPGAIVAELGEVLAGAAPGRSSDKDITVFDTSGIAIQDLAASKVAYDRAVEANMGTWVEF, encoded by the coding sequence ATGGCCAAGATGCTCGTGCTCTCTGCCCAAGACATCTCCCAGGTATTCACCATCTCAGACGCTCTCACGGCAGTCGAGGAGGCCTACGTCCAGAAAGCTCAGGGCTCTGCTGCGGCCTGGCCTATGGTCTATGCGGCTTTCGAGCCCGGTGAGGCCGACATGGACATTCGCTCCGGCGACCTGGCGGCTGCAGGACTCTTTGGCCTCAAGCTCACCGCCTGGTTCTCCCGCAATCCCGAGCGCAGCTTGCCTGAGATCTATGGCACCACGCTTTTGGCCAGCGATCGCACTGGCGAGCCTTTGGCGCTGCTCAATGCTTCAGCCATTACCGGCCTGCGCACTGGAGCTGCGGGGGCTCTGGGCGTCCGTACTCTGGCGCGTCCGGACTCCACCACGCTGTCGCTGGTGGGCATGGGCCATCAGTGCCCCTATCAGGTAGCTGCTGCATTGGCCGCGATGCCCCAGCTCAAGACGGTGCTTTTGTCGGATCCCCGCGCAGATGGCCCGCGCACCCATAGGGTTGAGGAGATCGAGGCCCAGGTGGCAGCTCTTCTCGGCAAGGCGGGAATCGAGCGCGACGTTGTGATGGAGGCAACAAGCGTAAAGGACGCCGTGCGACAGGCCGACGCGGTGATCTGCGTGACCCCGGCCACCACTCCGGTGCTCAAGGCCGAGTGGGTGCGTCCAGGCACGCACATCTCTGCGGTGGGCGCCGATATGGAAGGCAAGCAGGAGCTGCCCTGTGACCTGGTAGCCCAAGCGCGGCTGTTTGCCGACGACAGGGCGCAGTCGGTGGCTTCGGGCGAGTTCGAGGTGCCGGTGAAACAGGGCGCCATCAAGCCAGGTGCCATCGTGGCAGAGCTGGGCGAAGTGCTCGCCGGCGCTGCCCCTGGTCGTTCGAGCGACAAGGACATCACTGTCTTTGATACTTCTGGCATCGCCATCCAGGATTTGGCAGCCTCCAAAGTGGCCTACGACCGCGCGGTGGAAGCCAATATGGGCACCTGGGTGGAATTCTAG
- a CDS encoding PucR family transcriptional regulator — protein MRYTVSVFLASHKGQVKLVAGSGGLARPIHDVGILDYEFMAGLKERYERDNFHSEQLVLSTFLYAKDDPYLIVEAIKRLVAKDASGLVFKNVLHLPLPEQAVRYANTRDFPLFVTTSDQAYFDCIVYEVASAAAAMEEAGFSRRAVDALLMATDPSERRRLALTLCPSFGESCSVVWMGCDGPLDPQALASIQRWWHKGPGGGPSSTVIAYDQGALLVATDQDSAPDPHRLLDYCASMPELPEELAVLALGASTMHKHLNELGEAVREAWDSAGAAMLQDARETCYEDLGILRALLPVAQDEAMERFEHQILDPLRDHDAEHGTSLAPTLLSWWEHGQHIAACAVALGQHPNTLRYRLNAAARLTGLSWQNPSDAQQLALACALSRCRELRSLRPGAF, from the coding sequence ATGCGCTATACCGTCTCGGTTTTTTTGGCTTCCCATAAGGGTCAAGTGAAGCTGGTGGCAGGCTCGGGAGGACTGGCGCGCCCCATCCATGACGTGGGCATCTTGGACTATGAGTTCATGGCAGGCCTCAAAGAGCGCTACGAGCGGGACAACTTCCATAGTGAGCAGCTGGTATTGAGCACGTTTCTCTACGCCAAAGACGATCCCTACCTCATAGTCGAGGCCATCAAGCGTTTGGTAGCCAAAGATGCCAGCGGGCTGGTGTTTAAAAACGTCTTGCATCTGCCCCTGCCAGAACAGGCTGTGCGCTATGCCAATACTCGTGACTTTCCATTGTTTGTTACCACAAGTGATCAGGCGTATTTTGACTGCATAGTCTATGAAGTGGCTTCCGCTGCGGCCGCCATGGAAGAAGCGGGATTCTCTCGCCGTGCCGTAGATGCATTGTTGATGGCTACAGACCCTTCAGAGCGCCGTCGGTTGGCCCTGACTCTTTGCCCCTCCTTTGGAGAAAGCTGCAGCGTGGTGTGGATGGGCTGCGATGGGCCGCTGGATCCGCAAGCGCTTGCGTCCATCCAGCGCTGGTGGCACAAAGGACCAGGTGGAGGCCCTAGTTCTACCGTGATTGCCTACGATCAGGGAGCGCTGCTCGTGGCCACAGATCAAGACAGCGCGCCGGATCCCCATCGTCTGTTGGATTACTGTGCATCGATGCCAGAGCTGCCGGAGGAGCTGGCGGTACTGGCATTGGGAGCCAGTACTATGCATAAGCATTTGAATGAGTTAGGAGAGGCCGTCCGCGAGGCCTGGGACAGCGCAGGAGCTGCCATGCTTCAAGATGCCCGCGAGACCTGCTATGAGGACCTGGGGATACTGCGAGCGCTTCTCCCGGTGGCCCAAGACGAGGCCATGGAGCGGTTCGAGCATCAAATCTTGGATCCGTTGCGCGACCACGACGCCGAGCACGGCACCTCTTTGGCCCCCACCCTTTTGAGCTGGTGGGAGCATGGCCAACACATCGCGGCCTGCGCCGTCGCCCTAGGCCAGCATCCCAACACCCTGCGCTACAGGCTCAATGCCGCCGCCCGGCTCACAGGGCTTTCCTGGCAAAACCCCTCCGATGCCCAACAGCTGGCCCTGGCCTGCGCCCTCTCTCGTTGCCGAGAACTACGCTCGCTGCGACCAGGCGCTTTTTAG
- the feoB gene encoding ferrous iron transporter B, whose translation MDTTLNIALAGNPNCGKTTLFNELTGSNGYVGNWPGVTVEKLEAPLREDRHVVLCDLPGIYSLSPYSPEEVVSRDYLLSGEPAVVIDVVDATNLERNLYLTTQILECGLPCVVALNMVDLVEKAGDKIDVQELSARLGCPVVPISALRRRNLDELVAAAKHAAAEKGQPPVADLFSAPVAGAVQEISQVIAGFVPRKSQLAWYAVKAFEGERQALEALGLPAASVAAVDAARAGVEAQLDDDAESLVTNDRYAWIERLMDQCVTKAPQALTTSEKIDRVVTNCWLGLPIFVAVMVLVYFLAVSTVGTWGTDWANDGLFGDGWFVNPAQAAAYEEAQKAYAEKDYGAAVEGYLAAAEEAGVDTSGVAEAIEQGGSAAVEDFASRAAAAGVVAHDVPLHDEDGNFLSTEGDVVLANAADEPQLKAGQALAYHEPVDSAAFLEAANAQEPIPGEYGWYVPGIPTVVGEWLDSLGASDLVKSLVLDGVVGGVGSILGFLPQMIVLFLLLCFLEDCGYMSRVAFVMDRAFRRFGLSGKSFIPLLVSSGCGVPGVLATKTIENDRDRRMTVMLTTMIPCGAKTPIIALLMGVLIGGTEGWWIAPFFYFLGLTAVIVSAIMLKKTKPFAGEPAPFVMELPAYHLPAAKAYFLHVWERVSAFIKKAGTIIFAASVGIWFLSNFGLAGWEGGSGAFGFLPSMADAPENYMDFSVLAGVGSAIAWIFAPLGFGTWQAAACSLSALIAKENLVSTFGVLFGLGEVGEGSTLLWATFQQMFTVAGTFSLGAMLAFVAFNMLDAPCFAAIGTIRRQMADPKWFWVAIGYQCGFGWVVGLIINQLWELFALGHFGVWTVVALAALAAILFQLFRPTPKYGQEASREVKEAA comes from the coding sequence TTGGACACAACTTTGAACATTGCCCTGGCGGGAAACCCCAACTGCGGCAAGACTACCCTGTTTAACGAGCTCACCGGCTCCAACGGTTACGTGGGCAACTGGCCCGGCGTCACGGTGGAGAAGCTGGAGGCGCCGCTGCGCGAAGACAGGCACGTGGTGCTCTGCGACCTGCCTGGCATCTACTCGCTCTCCCCCTACTCCCCGGAGGAGGTGGTGAGCCGCGACTATCTGTTGAGCGGGGAGCCTGCGGTGGTCATCGACGTGGTAGATGCCACCAACCTGGAGCGCAACCTCTACCTCACCACCCAGATCCTGGAGTGCGGCCTTCCCTGCGTGGTGGCCCTGAACATGGTGGATCTGGTGGAAAAGGCCGGCGACAAGATAGACGTCCAGGAGCTTTCGGCTCGCTTGGGCTGCCCGGTGGTGCCCATCAGCGCCCTGCGTCGGCGCAATTTGGACGAGCTTGTGGCCGCCGCTAAGCATGCTGCTGCCGAGAAGGGCCAGCCTCCGGTGGCAGATCTCTTCTCGGCGCCGGTGGCTGGTGCGGTGCAGGAGATCTCCCAGGTGATCGCTGGCTTTGTGCCTCGCAAGTCCCAGCTTGCTTGGTATGCGGTGAAGGCCTTCGAGGGAGAGCGGCAGGCGCTGGAGGCGTTGGGATTGCCTGCGGCCTCTGTGGCTGCGGTGGATGCGGCGCGCGCAGGCGTCGAGGCCCAGCTGGACGACGACGCCGAGTCTCTGGTGACCAACGACCGCTACGCCTGGATCGAGCGCCTTATGGACCAGTGCGTCACCAAGGCGCCGCAGGCGCTCACCACCTCGGAAAAGATCGACCGCGTAGTCACCAACTGCTGGCTGGGACTGCCCATCTTTGTGGCTGTGATGGTTCTGGTGTACTTCTTGGCGGTCTCCACGGTGGGCACCTGGGGCACCGACTGGGCAAACGACGGCCTCTTTGGCGACGGTTGGTTTGTTAACCCTGCCCAGGCTGCAGCCTATGAGGAGGCTCAAAAGGCCTATGCCGAGAAGGACTACGGCGCTGCCGTCGAGGGGTATCTGGCTGCCGCCGAGGAGGCCGGAGTGGACACTTCCGGTGTGGCTGAAGCCATCGAGCAGGGCGGCAGCGCTGCGGTGGAAGACTTCGCCTCGCGGGCAGCGGCGGCTGGCGTGGTGGCTCACGACGTGCCCCTGCATGACGAGGACGGCAACTTCTTGTCCACCGAGGGCGACGTGGTGTTGGCCAATGCTGCCGATGAGCCCCAGCTCAAAGCCGGGCAGGCGCTGGCCTATCATGAGCCGGTGGATTCGGCGGCATTTTTGGAGGCAGCCAATGCCCAAGAGCCCATCCCCGGCGAGTACGGCTGGTATGTGCCGGGCATCCCGACAGTGGTGGGGGAGTGGCTCGACAGCTTGGGAGCTTCCGACCTGGTGAAGTCTTTGGTGCTTGACGGCGTCGTGGGCGGCGTGGGCTCCATCTTGGGCTTCTTGCCTCAGATGATCGTGCTCTTCTTGCTGCTGTGCTTCTTGGAAGACTGCGGCTACATGAGCCGCGTGGCCTTTGTGATGGACCGTGCCTTCAGGCGCTTTGGGCTCTCTGGCAAGAGCTTCATCCCGCTTTTGGTGTCCTCTGGCTGCGGCGTGCCTGGCGTACTGGCCACCAAAACCATCGAGAACGACCGCGACCGCCGCATGACCGTCATGCTCACCACCATGATCCCCTGCGGCGCCAAGACCCCAATCATCGCGCTATTGATGGGCGTGCTTATCGGCGGCACCGAGGGTTGGTGGATCGCCCCCTTCTTCTACTTTTTGGGCCTGACCGCGGTGATTGTGAGCGCCATCATGCTCAAGAAGACCAAGCCCTTCGCCGGAGAGCCCGCCCCCTTTGTGATGGAGCTTCCGGCCTATCACCTGCCGGCCGCCAAAGCCTACTTCCTCCATGTGTGGGAGCGCGTCTCGGCATTCATCAAGAAGGCTGGCACCATCATCTTCGCTGCCAGCGTGGGCATTTGGTTCTTGTCCAACTTTGGGCTGGCCGGTTGGGAAGGCGGTTCGGGCGCCTTTGGATTCTTGCCCTCCATGGCCGATGCGCCCGAGAACTACATGGACTTCTCGGTGTTGGCGGGCGTGGGCTCGGCCATTGCCTGGATCTTTGCCCCGCTTGGCTTTGGCACCTGGCAGGCGGCGGCCTGCTCTCTGTCTGCCTTGATCGCCAAAGAGAACCTGGTGTCCACCTTTGGCGTGCTCTTTGGCCTGGGGGAGGTGGGCGAGGGGTCCACGCTGCTGTGGGCTACCTTCCAGCAGATGTTCACTGTGGCCGGCACCTTCTCGCTGGGCGCCATGCTGGCCTTTGTGGCCTTTAACATGCTGGACGCCCCCTGCTTCGCCGCCATAGGCACCATTAGGCGCCAGATGGCTGACCCCAAATGGTTCTGGGTTGCCATTGGCTACCAGTGCGGCTTCGGCTGGGTGGTAGGCCTCATCATCAACCAGCTCTGGGAGCTCTTTGCCCTGGGTCATTTTGGGGTTTGGACGGTGGTGGCGCTGGCAGCTTTGGCAGCTATCCTCTTCCAGCTCTTCCGCCCCACGCCCAAGTATGGGCAGGAAGCCTCGAGGGAGGTCAAAGAAGCTGCCTAG
- a CDS encoding FeoA family protein, whose amino-acid sequence MAHPLTLAQIPVGQSCKVLKLTGSGQLKRRIMDMGITKGARVDVKKVAPLGDPLELTVRGYQLSIRKDEAALVEVEPTVC is encoded by the coding sequence ATGGCCCATCCTCTCACGTTGGCTCAGATCCCTGTGGGGCAGTCCTGCAAAGTGCTCAAGCTCACGGGCAGCGGCCAGCTCAAGCGCCGCATCATGGACATGGGTATCACCAAAGGAGCCCGGGTGGACGTCAAAAAGGTGGCGCCTTTGGGCGACCCTTTAGAGCTCACGGTGCGTGGCTACCAGCTGTCCATTAGAAAAGACGAGGCAGCACTGGTGGAGGTGGAGCCCACCGTCTGCTAG
- a CDS encoding FeoA family protein, with the protein MNTATLSFASREAGRRRMAEAPVASSGGGPALPLSLANPGSVLTVRKVRRGAAAQHLANLGFVEGAQVRVVNQTSAGTIVSIKGSQLGLDRDTARQVMCC; encoded by the coding sequence ATGAATACCGCAACTCTATCCTTCGCGTCGCGAGAGGCAGGCAGGCGCCGCATGGCTGAGGCGCCTGTCGCGAGCTCTGGGGGCGGTCCTGCTCTGCCTCTTTCGCTGGCCAATCCGGGATCTGTGCTCACGGTGCGCAAGGTGCGCAGAGGCGCGGCTGCCCAGCACTTGGCGAACCTAGGGTTTGTAGAGGGGGCGCAGGTGCGGGTGGTCAACCAAACCTCCGCAGGCACCATTGTGAGCATCAAGGGGTCGCAGCTAGGCCTGGATCGCGACACTGCCCGCCAGGTGATGTGCTGCTAG
- a CDS encoding GntR family transcriptional regulator codes for MPEPRTKLVGRAGVSAADCMRIFPRKDKESGSAYAYRVLSYNILMLYMPPGAWIRESSVAEILEVSRTPVHEAMGLLRDRSLVEVAPQSATHVSRISVSQLRQSFYMRVAVEPLVVTQLARVITQPTLDELHRLVDAMDESLAIPYNEAKYIELNEEFHRTAYEAAAKGYVWESLQKTGCSFRRCCNMGVLFGYTKPSTEPFRKVLGFLENGGENRVEVAAAIHEYLSNYATYIEQLISDFPDCFVNVNTTASTRR; via the coding sequence ATGCCAGAGCCTCGCACTAAACTTGTTGGCCGCGCAGGAGTAAGCGCGGCAGACTGCATGCGGATCTTTCCTCGCAAAGACAAAGAATCCGGCTCGGCCTATGCCTACCGGGTGCTTTCCTACAACATCCTCATGCTCTATATGCCTCCGGGAGCTTGGATCCGCGAGTCTTCCGTGGCAGAGATCCTAGAGGTCTCCCGCACCCCCGTCCATGAGGCCATGGGCCTTCTGCGCGACCGCTCTCTGGTAGAGGTGGCCCCCCAAAGCGCCACCCATGTCTCGCGCATCTCGGTAAGCCAGCTGCGCCAATCCTTCTACATGCGCGTAGCCGTGGAGCCTCTGGTGGTCACCCAGCTGGCTCGCGTGATCACCCAGCCTACGCTGGATGAGCTGCACCGCTTGGTAGACGCCATGGACGAGTCGCTGGCCATCCCCTACAACGAGGCCAAATACATCGAGCTCAACGAGGAGTTCCACCGCACCGCCTACGAGGCCGCAGCCAAAGGCTACGTCTGGGAGTCCCTGCAAAAAACCGGCTGCTCCTTTAGGCGCTGCTGCAATATGGGTGTGCTTTTTGGCTACACCAAGCCCTCCACCGAGCCCTTCCGCAAAGTGCTGGGCTTTTTGGAGAACGGCGGCGAGAACCGCGTCGAGGTGGCCGCTGCCATCCACGAATACCTCTCCAACTACGCCACCTACATCGAGCAGCTCATCTCCGACTTCCCCGACTGCTTCGTCAACGTCAACACCACCGCGAGCACCCGACGCTAA
- a CDS encoding CDP-alcohol phosphatidyltransferase codes for MGVRAEEALDLNYDGLANYLSHNHSVYMGLDDAMYYLTDVNAHYWRAQDTSVLNHKGHYTDCSELVPTIGEFLSLPWLDGKTVEDVADQVTFYASTKPRSEVEAEMAASEE; via the coding sequence ATGGGTGTAAGAGCAGAAGAAGCGCTCGATTTGAACTACGACGGGCTCGCCAACTACCTGAGCCACAACCACTCGGTCTACATGGGCCTAGATGACGCCATGTACTACCTCACCGATGTCAACGCTCACTACTGGCGCGCCCAGGACACCTCAGTCCTCAATCACAAGGGCCACTACACTGACTGCTCTGAGCTCGTCCCCACCATCGGCGAGTTTTTGAGCCTCCCCTGGCTTGACGGCAAGACTGTCGAAGATGTTGCAGACCAAGTCACCTTCTACGCCAGCACCAAGCCTCGCTCCGAGGTAGAGGCAGAGATGGCTGCATCAGAGGAGTAA
- a CDS encoding HAD family hydrolase, with translation MYNAAVFDLDGTILDTLDDLQLALNHTLDAHGFPLYTLAQVRAMVGNGLRKLMLDACPAGTPQPEVDSVFDDFCAYYAIHCNDHTHPYPGIPQMIEHLRAAGVKCAAVSNKGDFAVRELMELHFPGAFDFVLGQRDDIPRKPDAAMVYLALDSMGVSRDTACYVGDSEVDILTAKNSQIPCISVTWGFRDPDFLAEKGAALLVDTVPQLEEAICQG, from the coding sequence ATGTACAACGCTGCGGTATTCGATTTGGACGGAACCATCCTGGATACGCTAGACGACCTCCAGCTGGCGCTCAACCACACCCTGGACGCCCATGGGTTCCCGCTCTATACGTTGGCCCAGGTGCGCGCCATGGTAGGAAACGGCCTGCGCAAGCTCATGCTGGACGCCTGCCCGGCCGGCACCCCGCAGCCAGAGGTGGACAGCGTCTTCGACGACTTTTGCGCCTACTATGCCATCCACTGCAATGACCACACCCATCCCTACCCGGGCATTCCTCAGATGATCGAGCATCTGCGCGCCGCCGGCGTGAAGTGCGCCGCCGTGTCTAACAAGGGCGACTTCGCCGTGCGCGAGCTCATGGAGCTCCATTTTCCCGGCGCCTTCGACTTTGTGCTGGGCCAGCGAGACGACATCCCCAGAAAGCCCGACGCCGCCATGGTCTACCTGGCCCTCGACTCCATGGGAGTCTCTCGCGACACGGCTTGCTACGTGGGCGACTCCGAGGTGGACATCCTCACCGCGAAAAACTCCCAAATCCCCTGTATCTCTGTGACCTGGGGCTTCAGGGATCCTGACTTCCTTGCCGAGAAGGGCGCCGCCCTCCTGGTAGATACGGTGCCTCAGCTTGAGGAGGCCATCTGTCAGGGATAG
- the aspS gene encoding aspartate--tRNA ligase — protein MATHTCGQLRAQDIGQDVTLCGWVWRRRDHGGLIFVDLRDNTGLTQLTFDPDNSGGQAFHTAEDIRPEWPIMVSGTVRHRPEDTANPNLPTGEIEVLVHEIVVLNTSKTPPFQIEDNIDTAEDTRLRYRYLDLRRPQMQHNLKVRNDFTFAVREALHNNDFLEVETPMLAKSTPEGARDFIVPSRTQPGNFYALPQSPQLLKQLLMVSGVDRYYQVVKCFRDEDLRADRQPEFTQVDLEMAFVDQDNVMSMVEHVLKRAFAAVGVDMPSPLRRMPYWEAMDTYGSDKPDTRYGMTLVDVSDIFTASQFKVFASAATTPGQVVKCINAKGAGAWPRAQIDKLEKVAKDLGAKGLAWIAFREDGSVNSPIVKFFSDDEMAALRERAQVEPGDLVMFAATERLEADTILGGMRTHMANALDIPREGHDFLWVVDFPMFAYDKKANRYSAEHHPFTLPVEADIPLIDTDPLAVGSYTYDFVMDGFEAGGGGLRIHNADLQMKVLERLGFTPERAQEQFGFLLEALSFGAPPMGGFALGLDRVCMLLVGADSIRDVMAFPKTSSGSDLMQGAPSEVSAAQLKDVSLRID, from the coding sequence ATGGCAACCCATACCTGCGGCCAGCTCCGCGCCCAAGACATTGGCCAGGACGTCACGCTTTGTGGCTGGGTATGGCGCCGCCGCGACCATGGTGGCCTCATCTTTGTGGACCTGCGCGACAACACCGGCCTCACCCAGCTCACCTTTGACCCCGACAACTCCGGCGGCCAGGCCTTCCATACGGCCGAGGACATTCGCCCCGAGTGGCCCATCATGGTGAGCGGCACCGTGCGTCATCGCCCGGAGGATACCGCCAACCCCAATCTGCCCACCGGCGAGATCGAGGTGCTAGTACACGAGATCGTGGTGCTCAACACCTCCAAGACGCCGCCTTTCCAGATTGAGGACAACATCGACACTGCCGAGGACACCCGTCTTCGCTACCGCTACCTGGATTTGCGCCGTCCCCAGATGCAGCACAACCTCAAGGTGCGCAACGATTTCACCTTCGCCGTCCGCGAGGCGTTGCACAACAATGACTTCCTCGAGGTAGAGACCCCTATGTTGGCCAAGTCTACCCCCGAGGGCGCCCGCGACTTCATCGTGCCTTCCCGTACCCAGCCGGGCAACTTCTACGCTCTGCCCCAGTCACCCCAGCTGCTGAAGCAGCTGCTTATGGTGAGCGGCGTGGACCGCTACTACCAGGTGGTCAAGTGCTTCCGCGACGAGGACCTGCGCGCCGACCGCCAGCCGGAGTTCACCCAGGTAGACCTCGAGATGGCCTTTGTGGACCAAGACAACGTCATGTCCATGGTGGAACACGTGCTCAAGCGCGCCTTTGCCGCCGTGGGCGTCGATATGCCCAGCCCCCTGCGCCGCATGCCCTACTGGGAGGCCATGGACACCTACGGTTCCGATAAGCCCGACACCCGCTACGGCATGACCTTGGTGGACGTGAGCGACATCTTCACCGCCTCCCAGTTCAAGGTCTTTGCCAGCGCCGCCACCACTCCCGGCCAGGTAGTCAAGTGCATCAACGCCAAGGGCGCTGGCGCATGGCCCCGCGCGCAGATCGACAAGCTGGAGAAAGTGGCAAAGGACTTGGGCGCCAAGGGCCTGGCTTGGATCGCCTTCCGCGAGGACGGCTCGGTGAACTCCCCCATCGTCAAGTTCTTCTCCGACGACGAGATGGCAGCCCTTCGCGAGCGCGCTCAGGTAGAGCCTGGCGACCTGGTGATGTTTGCCGCCACCGAGCGCCTGGAGGCAGACACCATCCTGGGCGGCATGCGCACCCACATGGCCAACGCGCTGGATATCCCCCGCGAGGGCCACGACTTCCTCTGGGTAGTGGACTTCCCCATGTTCGCCTACGACAAGAAGGCGAACCGCTACTCCGCGGAGCACCATCCCTTCACCCTGCCGGTTGAGGCCGACATCCCCCTCATCGACACCGACCCTCTGGCCGTAGGCTCCTACACCTATGACTTTGTCATGGACGGCTTCGAGGCTGGCGGCGGCGGCCTGCGTATCCACAACGCCGACCTGCAGATGAAGGTCCTCGAGCGCCTGGGCTTCACCCCCGAGCGCGCCCAGGAGCAATTTGGCTTCCTGCTTGAGGCCCTCTCCTTTGGCGCGCCTCCCATGGGCGGCTTTGCCCTGGGCCTCGACCGCGTATGCATGCTTTTGGTAGGCGCCGACTCCATCCGCGACGTCATGGCCTTCCCCAAGACCTCCAGCGGCTCCGACCTCATGCAGGGCGCGCCCTCCGAGGTCTCTGCGGCCCAGCTCAAGGATGTAAGCCTGCGCATCGACTAG
- a CDS encoding type IV toxin-antitoxin system AbiEi family antitoxin domain-containing protein — MKALDALNKLSDLCARQKGLFTSAQAQEVGVNRTTLTRLAAHQQIVPIARGVYRAATAPALREEPVYAAWLSLDPKTPAWKRKLDNTDYVVSRETAAWLYGFDEFDPKPYAFASIERKQTRNKGIHLFKHAIKPEDVRVVDGLPVLSRQRTATEILKYCPNTRAIIDFLSTLTPEERPLSMMRLLGNRETKFSSLDAHQIRSVCNLWRKEDRSLRNDWGTDHTGRAHS; from the coding sequence ATGAAGGCACTGGATGCTCTCAATAAGCTCAGCGACCTATGTGCTCGCCAAAAGGGGTTATTTACTTCGGCACAAGCCCAGGAAGTCGGTGTTAACCGCACCACTCTTACTCGCCTTGCCGCCCACCAGCAAATCGTTCCCATTGCACGCGGCGTCTACCGAGCCGCTACGGCGCCAGCGCTGCGAGAGGAACCTGTCTATGCCGCATGGCTTTCTTTGGATCCCAAAACTCCCGCTTGGAAGCGCAAGCTAGATAACACCGATTACGTGGTCTCTCGTGAAACTGCTGCCTGGCTCTACGGATTCGACGAGTTTGATCCCAAACCCTATGCCTTTGCCAGCATCGAACGCAAGCAGACTCGCAACAAAGGCATCCACTTGTTCAAGCATGCAATCAAGCCTGAAGATGTGAGGGTAGTCGACGGCCTCCCCGTACTTTCGCGCCAACGCACTGCCACCGAGATTCTCAAGTATTGCCCCAATACTCGAGCGATCATCGATTTTTTAAGCACACTTACACCCGAAGAACGACCTTTGAGCATGATGCGGCTCCTTGGAAATCGGGAGACAAAGTTCTCCTCTCTGGATGCCCATCAAATTAGATCTGTTTGCAACCTCTGGAGAAAAGAGGACCGCTCCCTAAGGAATGACTGGGGCACAGATCACACAGGTAGAGCCCATAGTTAG